One stretch of Priestia megaterium DNA includes these proteins:
- the spoIIP gene encoding stage II sporulation protein P, with amino-acid sequence MRARTEQEWIRLLKDDGKLKPDQEYVHQTRKKLLYEARKLRSKREKRKVWRTIWPSMMAVALAAVLVVTVVSQTEAPKPHSSTYSSLETASKPSQIDKNTKVFIYNTHSRESFETKEIAGYNQTKNVQTVAKELGRYLKQQSIPNTIDDTDYVKLLLKKDMEFKDIYKLSRKSVKKAVKDYPNVQLMLDIHRDAGVGEREITTTKIKGKSVAKVQFFVSNSHLDYSENLKMAVELDHMLNEMYPRISRGIIQEKKDGYRNSLSYNQDLHPGALMINIGGVENTLKEEERTAKMLATAIRRVLNRHPN; translated from the coding sequence ATGAGAGCACGAACTGAGCAAGAATGGATTCGTTTATTAAAAGACGATGGCAAATTAAAACCAGATCAAGAGTATGTTCATCAAACAAGAAAGAAACTCCTTTATGAAGCAAGGAAGCTTCGTTCGAAACGAGAGAAGAGGAAAGTATGGAGAACAATTTGGCCTAGTATGATGGCAGTTGCTCTTGCTGCTGTTCTTGTCGTGACTGTTGTAAGTCAAACAGAGGCGCCTAAACCTCATTCTTCCACTTACAGTAGCCTTGAAACAGCTAGCAAACCTTCTCAAATTGACAAGAATACAAAAGTCTTCATTTATAACACCCATAGTCGTGAATCATTTGAAACGAAAGAAATAGCCGGTTATAACCAAACTAAGAATGTCCAAACAGTAGCAAAGGAATTAGGTCGCTATTTAAAACAACAATCTATACCGAATACAATCGATGATACAGATTATGTGAAATTATTATTAAAGAAAGACATGGAATTTAAAGATATTTATAAGCTATCTCGAAAATCTGTTAAGAAGGCTGTAAAAGACTATCCAAATGTTCAGTTAATGTTAGACATTCATAGGGATGCAGGAGTAGGAGAAAGAGAAATTACAACAACCAAAATAAAGGGGAAAAGCGTTGCAAAAGTTCAATTTTTTGTTTCAAATAGTCATCTTGATTATAGTGAAAATTTAAAAATGGCTGTGGAATTAGATCATATGTTAAACGAGATGTACCCACGCATTTCTAGGGGGATTATTCAAGAAAAAAAGGATGGATATCGTAACTCGCTATCTTATAATCAGGACCTACACCCTGGTGCCTTAATGATTAATATTGGGGGAGTAGAAAACACCTTAAAAGAAGAGGAACGTACGGCAAAAATGTTAGCAACTGCTATTAGACGTGTATTAAATAGACATCCAAATTAA
- a CDS encoding DUF421 domain-containing protein, with product MPSWIEVIIRSVLIILGLFFITKILGKKQLSKLSFFEYIVGITVGDIAGTISMDLELNAVNGVTSILVWSLFPIIISYVSLKSIVFRKVVEGTPTTFIKDGKILEENLKREKYTIDELMEQLRKKDVFHVNDVEFATLETNGEFSILLKKEKQPVRWGDLFGAGQKVKLPQTIIIDGNFIKEAIYEMGYSLEWLKTQLQQRESTVEEVFFGQVDHLGNLYLDYYKDRFIEKGKNNSES from the coding sequence ATGCCAAGCTGGATAGAAGTTATTATTCGTTCTGTTCTTATTATATTAGGATTATTCTTTATCACAAAAATATTAGGGAAAAAGCAATTATCGAAGTTATCTTTTTTTGAATACATAGTAGGAATTACAGTTGGCGACATTGCTGGAACAATTTCGATGGATCTTGAATTAAATGCTGTGAATGGAGTCACCTCAATCTTGGTCTGGTCATTGTTCCCAATCATTATTTCGTATGTTTCCTTAAAAAGCATAGTTTTTCGAAAAGTAGTTGAGGGTACGCCAACTACTTTTATAAAGGATGGAAAGATTTTAGAAGAAAACTTAAAGCGTGAGAAATATACAATAGATGAATTAATGGAACAGCTAAGAAAAAAAGATGTTTTTCACGTTAACGACGTAGAATTTGCAACGCTTGAAACAAATGGGGAATTTAGTATTTTATTAAAAAAAGAAAAACAGCCTGTGAGATGGGGAGACCTTTTTGGAGCTGGCCAAAAGGTAAAATTACCACAAACCATTATTATAGATGGGAATTTTATAAAAGAAGCTATTTATGAAATGGGCTATAGCTTAGAATGGCTTAAAACTCAACTTCAACAACGAGAATCGACTGTGGAAGAAGTTTTTTTTGGTCAAGTCGATCATTTAGGCAATCTGTATCTAGATTATTACAAGGACCGTTTTATCGAAAAAGGGAAAAATAATTCAGAAAGTTAG
- a CDS encoding DUF421 domain-containing protein, with product MPDWLIVVLRSLLFLVVLFAITKWLGKKQISELSFFEYVTGITIGNIGAEMATGIEKSIANGILSIVTFAAVPFLAGIISLKNKPFRDFIEGKGTVFIKDGKIMEDNLKKEKYTADELLELLRKKNVYQAADVEFAVLEATGDFNVLLKKENQPLTAKDLGVAVAPSKEPQTVIMDGEILDEPLSTIGQSRRWLHTELEKLGVTIENVFLGQIDSYGQLTVDLFDDKLQVPSPQEKPLLLSTMKKCQADLELFALGTEVEKAKHTYSKNSQKLQEVIDKVTPLLRN from the coding sequence ATGCCAGATTGGTTAATTGTAGTTTTGCGGTCTTTATTGTTTTTAGTTGTTCTTTTTGCTATTACAAAATGGTTAGGCAAAAAACAAATATCTGAGCTTTCCTTCTTTGAATATGTGACCGGTATTACCATTGGTAATATAGGAGCAGAAATGGCCACGGGAATTGAGAAAAGCATTGCTAATGGGATACTCAGCATCGTAACCTTTGCAGCAGTGCCCTTTTTAGCAGGCATCATTTCTCTAAAAAACAAACCTTTTCGCGACTTTATAGAAGGGAAAGGAACTGTTTTTATCAAAGATGGAAAAATCATGGAAGACAATTTAAAAAAGGAAAAGTACACAGCTGATGAGTTGTTAGAGTTACTTCGAAAGAAAAATGTCTATCAGGCGGCTGATGTAGAATTTGCGGTATTAGAGGCAACCGGTGATTTCAATGTATTATTAAAGAAAGAAAATCAACCGTTAACTGCAAAAGATTTAGGTGTGGCCGTTGCTCCAAGTAAGGAACCTCAGACAGTTATTATGGACGGTGAAATATTGGATGAACCACTATCGACAATCGGTCAAAGCAGAAGGTGGTTACACACTGAACTAGAAAAATTAGGGGTTACCATTGAAAATGTCTTTCTTGGGCAGATAGATTCTTACGGGCAATTAACTGTTGACCTTTTTGATGATAAACTTCAAGTTCCATCTCCTCAAGAAAAACCTTTATTACTTTCAACCATGAAAAAATGTCAGGCAGACTTAGAATTGTTTGCGCTTGGAACAGAAGTAGAAAAAGCGAAACATACGTATAGTAAAAACAGTCAAAAGCTACAAGAAGTCATTGATAAAGTGACCCCCCTTTTAAGAAACTAA
- a CDS encoding YhcN/YlaJ family sporulation lipoprotein, whose protein sequence is MKEKIRRLNSCLFLVTIIIYISGCIGQQNQSANDSNDTTIVKVHTNNSIDQTVANQAKEKIIKEEEVSAVKAVNTDKELLMAIKVDQFHRFQLKKIKKNVKMDVEKAYPDYKVLVSTDQKIYWELERLEEKLQKDKTKKKTLQKEFNNIQNLMREKA, encoded by the coding sequence ATGAAAGAAAAGATAAGAAGATTAAATAGTTGTCTTTTTTTGGTAACGATTATTATATATATCTCTGGGTGTATTGGGCAACAGAATCAGTCGGCTAATGACAGTAATGACACAACTATTGTAAAGGTACATACAAACAACTCAATTGATCAAACAGTTGCCAATCAAGCAAAAGAAAAAATCATAAAAGAAGAAGAAGTTTCGGCTGTGAAAGCAGTAAATACAGATAAGGAACTGTTAATGGCGATAAAAGTGGATCAATTTCATCGCTTTCAATTAAAAAAAATTAAAAAGAATGTGAAAATGGACGTAGAAAAAGCATATCCCGATTATAAAGTCTTGGTTTCAACGGATCAAAAAATCTATTGGGAGTTGGAACGATTAGAAGAAAAACTGCAAAAAGATAAAACAAAGAAAAAAACATTACAAAAAGAATTCAACAACATTCAAAACCTTATGAGAGAAAAAGCGTGA
- a CDS encoding DUF1657 domain-containing protein, translating to MTIASDVKQCLASLKGVEAGLSNLALRTQDDQSKQTLHETMNVVNEIVTDLKERVGELEREEAQYKGF from the coding sequence ATGACCATTGCATCAGATGTGAAACAATGTCTTGCCAGTCTTAAAGGAGTAGAAGCTGGTTTATCCAATTTAGCATTACGAACTCAAGATGATCAATCAAAACAGACATTGCACGAAACGATGAATGTCGTCAATGAAATCGTAACAGATTTAAAAGAACGAGTGGGAGAATTAGAGCGAGAAGAAGCTCAATACAAAGGTTTTTAG
- the spoVAC gene encoding stage V sporulation protein AC yields MSNNQKKQLTPVQQEYQDLEKQKETKRPVVKNCIKAFFTGGIICLIGQAIQLFYIYYFDFTDQTAGNPTVGTMIFISMLLTGFGVYDRIAQFGGAGSAVPVTGFGNAVISACIEHRTEGFVLGVGGNMFKLAGSVILFGTFSAFVIATIKTILIQWGDL; encoded by the coding sequence ATGTCAAATAATCAAAAGAAACAATTAACACCTGTACAACAGGAATATCAGGACCTTGAAAAACAGAAAGAAACCAAGAGACCAGTAGTTAAAAATTGTATCAAAGCTTTTTTTACAGGTGGCATCATTTGCCTTATTGGCCAAGCCATTCAACTGTTTTATATTTATTATTTTGATTTTACAGATCAAACAGCCGGAAACCCAACAGTAGGAACCATGATTTTTATCTCTATGCTTCTGACAGGTTTCGGCGTTTATGATCGAATTGCTCAATTTGGAGGAGCTGGTTCTGCAGTTCCTGTTACCGGCTTCGGAAATGCGGTCATATCAGCATGTATTGAACATCGAACGGAAGGGTTTGTCTTAGGTGTAGGTGGTAATATGTTTAAGTTAGCTGGCTCCGTCATTTTATTTGGTACCTTTTCAGCGTTTGTCATTGCGACCATTAAGACGATTCTCATACAGTGGGGTGATTTATAA
- the spoVAE gene encoding stage V sporulation protein AE — protein MIFFWAFVVGGLICVIGQIMFDVFKLTPAHTLSAFVVIGALLDGFGLYEPFIDFAGAGATIPITSFGNSLVHGAMAEAEKHGLVGVISGMFEVTSAGISAAIIFGMIGAILFKPKG, from the coding sequence ATGATTTTCTTTTGGGCTTTTGTTGTAGGTGGGTTGATCTGCGTTATTGGGCAAATTATGTTTGATGTATTTAAACTTACACCAGCACATACCTTAAGTGCATTTGTAGTGATTGGTGCTCTTCTAGATGGGTTTGGTTTATACGAACCTTTTATCGATTTTGCAGGAGCAGGAGCGACCATTCCTATTACAAGTTTCGGAAATTCTCTTGTGCATGGGGCAATGGCTGAAGCAGAAAAACATGGGTTAGTCGGTGTTATTTCAGGAATGTTTGAAGTAACAAGTGCCGGAATTTCAGCTGCCATTATTTTTGGAATGATTGGCGCCATACTTTTTAAACCAAAAGGATAA
- a CDS encoding NAD-binding protein, which produces MYIGNNHFVIIGWNERVKNLLSCFGESLSLTKIVLIDSTLEETHLLPDHIYFIKGDPKDLETLVKANIQHAKKILITADPDQTEEHADINSILSLIACKGIKPSIYSIVEILTSKHSINAKHAGADYIIYRSLPISNRMYDKLFSKEMLN; this is translated from the coding sequence ATGTATATAGGGAATAACCATTTTGTGATTATTGGTTGGAATGAACGAGTCAAGAATCTTCTTTCTTGTTTTGGCGAATCTTTATCTCTAACTAAGATTGTTTTGATTGATAGCACACTGGAAGAAACTCACTTGTTACCTGACCATATTTATTTTATTAAGGGAGATCCCAAAGATCTCGAAACATTAGTAAAAGCGAATATTCAACATGCTAAAAAAATACTTATAACAGCCGATCCAGACCAGACAGAGGAACATGCTGATATAAATTCAATTTTATCTCTTATTGCTTGTAAAGGAATAAAGCCTTCTATTTACAGTATTGTTGAAATTCTAACATCTAAACACAGTATCAATGCAAAGCATGCTGGTGCTGATTACATCATTTACAGAAGCTTGCCAATCAGTAATCGCATGTACGATAAATTGTTCAGTAAAGAAATGCTTAATTAA
- a CDS encoding DUF1657 domain-containing protein, translating into MTVINQVKQTLAGLKSAQASFEGFALATDNEQAKQLYQDAAQQTQAIVDSLSPRVQQIEQEEPQYKQ; encoded by the coding sequence ATGACAGTAATCAATCAAGTTAAACAGACACTAGCTGGATTAAAGAGCGCACAAGCAAGTTTTGAAGGTTTTGCTTTAGCAACTGATAATGAACAAGCAAAACAACTGTATCAAGATGCTGCTCAACAAACGCAAGCGATTGTTGACAGTCTCTCTCCACGTGTTCAACAAATTGAACAAGAAGAGCCTCAATACAAACAATAA
- a CDS encoding YhcN/YlaJ family sporulation lipoprotein, which produces MKTKKYLVGLLSTILSVGFLFGCNDKKDEAEPDPTEEPSEQRAQNARNNNDLRDVGYQPDGNRNDNVDNNNQTRLEVADEAADRIAKLDEVDNANVIVTNRNAYVAVVLKNGAKGEVTDRIEKKIADQVRATDPDIRDVFVSSNPDFVNRMEDYGNRINEGAPVRGLFEEFTETVRRVFPNTR; this is translated from the coding sequence ATGAAAACAAAAAAATATTTAGTGGGACTCTTATCAACCATTTTATCCGTAGGGTTCCTTTTTGGTTGTAATGATAAAAAGGATGAAGCCGAACCCGATCCAACTGAAGAGCCTTCTGAACAAAGGGCACAAAACGCTCGTAACAACAATGACTTACGAGATGTTGGCTATCAACCCGACGGAAATCGAAATGATAATGTAGATAATAATAACCAAACGCGATTAGAAGTAGCTGATGAGGCTGCAGATCGAATTGCTAAACTAGACGAAGTAGACAATGCAAATGTGATTGTTACAAACCGAAATGCTTACGTGGCTGTTGTTTTAAAGAATGGGGCAAAAGGAGAAGTAACAGATCGTATAGAAAAGAAGATTGCTGATCAAGTAAGAGCTACAGATCCAGATATTCGGGACGTATTTGTATCATCCAATCCTGATTTTGTAAATCGTATGGAAGATTACGGAAATAGAATTAATGAAGGCGCTCCAGTAAGAGGGTTATTTGAAGAGTTTACTGAAACCGTTCGAAGAGTATTTCCTAACACTCGTTAA
- a CDS encoding Ger(x)C family spore germination protein — MKRKGAFLLLLMTMVVLLSSCWSKKELTDLAFVSAMGVDKTKGGKYHLTLQIINPGNVAGGTQGPPVTIYSASGDNLVEASRRASSRISRRLYYAHANLIVIGERMAREDGVNSLMDAFDRDPEFRNTSTMVIANRTSAADLVKTLTPVDKIPANKVRKTLEFTQRKWGETVKVSLQDVMKGLQSPGGETVVSGFRLVGNPQEAQKLENLQRSAPEATLRASGLAILRKGKLIDWLYGGTARGTVWILDKIQGTDINIDWGGKKEAISYQTVRQKTSMSAQLKNGQPHISVHTRVEGDIGEMEVPVDITNPKVITKIEQTVKKEIKKELKKAIEHAQKDKADIFGFGEVVHRTRPNQWRKMEHKWSNLYFPKLKVDITVEAYVRRAGLRNKSFLSGVKENQ, encoded by the coding sequence ATGAAGCGTAAAGGGGCTTTTCTTTTACTGCTGATGACGATGGTGGTCTTGCTCTCCAGTTGTTGGAGTAAAAAGGAGTTAACTGACCTGGCCTTTGTATCAGCAATGGGCGTCGACAAAACCAAAGGTGGAAAATATCATCTAACGCTCCAAATTATTAATCCTGGGAACGTAGCAGGAGGTACACAAGGTCCACCTGTTACGATCTATTCAGCTTCGGGAGACAATCTAGTCGAAGCAAGTAGACGGGCTTCAAGTAGGATTTCCCGGAGACTTTATTATGCCCATGCAAACTTAATCGTTATTGGTGAGAGGATGGCAAGAGAAGATGGGGTTAACTCATTAATGGATGCTTTTGACCGTGACCCTGAGTTTCGGAATACTTCAACCATGGTGATTGCAAATCGCACAAGTGCAGCAGATTTGGTTAAAACATTAACACCCGTTGATAAGATTCCAGCGAATAAAGTAAGGAAAACATTAGAATTCACCCAAAGAAAATGGGGAGAGACTGTAAAAGTGTCGCTCCAAGACGTAATGAAGGGACTTCAATCTCCTGGAGGAGAAACCGTCGTATCAGGATTTCGTCTGGTTGGGAATCCTCAGGAAGCACAAAAGCTGGAGAATCTTCAACGAAGTGCGCCTGAAGCAACACTTCGAGCTTCCGGACTCGCCATTTTAAGAAAAGGAAAATTAATAGATTGGCTTTATGGAGGCACAGCAAGAGGAACGGTATGGATTCTGGATAAAATCCAAGGAACCGATATCAACATCGATTGGGGTGGAAAAAAAGAGGCAATTTCCTATCAAACCGTACGTCAAAAAACTAGTATGTCTGCCCAATTGAAGAATGGACAACCTCATATTTCTGTTCATACGCGTGTTGAAGGAGACATTGGTGAAATGGAGGTACCTGTAGATATAACCAATCCAAAGGTAATTACAAAGATTGAACAAACAGTGAAGAAAGAAATTAAAAAAGAGCTAAAAAAAGCCATTGAACATGCGCAGAAAGATAAAGCTGATATCTTTGGATTCGGCGAAGTCGTTCACCGTACTAGACCAAATCAATGGAGAAAAATGGAACACAAATGGAGTAATTTGTACTTTCCAAAATTAAAAGTCGACATCACCGTAGAAGCCTATGTGCGTCGTGCTGGCTTACGAAACAAGTCGTTCCTTTCAGGAGTGAAAGAGAACCAATAA
- the spoVAD gene encoding stage V sporulation protein AD: MLTGHRTWVFDQKPVIVSTGTVGGPFEANGALAEDFDLLHSDLWLGQDSYEKAHKVLLEEASQKAIEKAGLQKEQIQFFLGGDLINQITPTSFACRTLGTPYLGLFGACSTSMEGLALGAYLVNTKGANYLLTGASSHNTAVEKQFRYPTEYGGQKPPTAQWTVTGAGVALLSDAGDGPCVTSATIGRVIDMGMTDPFNMGGAMAPAAVDTIEAHLTERNLKPSYYDLIVTGDLGQIGRAVSLDLFKKHGTPIREEQYQDCGLMIYRESQPVLSGASGPGCSATVVYGHLLNRMKKGEFKRILVVATGALLSPLSFQQSETIPCIAHAVSIEYGGE; the protein is encoded by the coding sequence ATGCTTACAGGACACCGCACATGGGTCTTTGATCAAAAACCTGTCATTGTCTCTACTGGGACGGTTGGAGGTCCTTTTGAGGCTAATGGAGCGCTTGCTGAAGATTTTGATTTGCTCCATTCCGATTTATGGTTAGGACAGGATTCTTATGAAAAAGCCCACAAAGTTTTGTTAGAAGAAGCGAGTCAAAAAGCCATCGAAAAAGCAGGTCTTCAAAAAGAGCAAATTCAATTTTTCCTTGGAGGAGATCTGATTAATCAAATTACGCCTACTAGTTTTGCTTGCCGAACACTTGGCACACCGTATCTTGGATTATTTGGCGCTTGTTCTACGTCTATGGAAGGACTAGCTCTTGGTGCTTATCTAGTTAACACAAAAGGAGCAAATTATTTACTAACGGGTGCTTCCAGTCACAACACCGCCGTCGAAAAACAATTTCGTTATCCAACTGAATACGGTGGACAAAAGCCACCTACTGCTCAATGGACGGTGACAGGTGCTGGCGTTGCTTTGTTAAGTGATGCTGGAGATGGACCTTGTGTTACATCCGCCACGATTGGCCGTGTGATCGATATGGGAATGACGGATCCATTTAATATGGGAGGAGCAATGGCTCCGGCGGCTGTTGATACCATTGAAGCACACCTCACTGAGCGAAATCTTAAGCCATCTTATTATGATTTGATTGTAACAGGCGATCTTGGTCAAATTGGGCGTGCAGTCTCACTAGATTTATTTAAAAAACATGGGACTCCAATACGTGAAGAACAATATCAGGATTGCGGGCTTATGATTTACCGGGAAAGCCAGCCGGTCCTATCAGGGGCTAGTGGTCCAGGTTGTTCAGCAACCGTTGTATATGGTCATTTATTAAATCGAATGAAAAAAGGCGAATTTAAACGAATACTAGTGGTAGCAACAGGTGCTTTATTATCACCATTAAGCTTTCAACAAAGTGAAACAATTCCTTGTATCGCCCATGCGGTATCAATTGAATATGGAGGTGAATAA